A region of Vitis riparia cultivar Riparia Gloire de Montpellier isolate 1030 chromosome 1, EGFV_Vit.rip_1.0, whole genome shotgun sequence DNA encodes the following proteins:
- the LOC117925043 gene encoding probable WRKY transcription factor 57 has protein sequence MDDNDNPDPGNDFSGDSSWTLGAESDSVYFFGSDRESSILSEFGWNLQPEEAHHRSLKPERFGDVERIESSDLAGRLPLAESSGLECSAAAAQIGSAEKAGDASTSNPSVSSSSSEDPPEKSTGSGGGKPPEIPSKGRKKGQKRIRQPRFAFMTKSEVDHLEDGYRWRKYGQKAVKNSPFPRSYYRCTNSKCTVKKRVERSSEDPSIVITTYEGQHCHHTVGFPRGGVISQEVTFDGRMTPPLTSHFYYPDMSFHREGSHSGSMAQSHQVPAQAREARALAEPSPQLPTDEGLLGDMVPPGMRNG, from the exons ATGGACGATAACGACAATCCCGATCCGGGAAACGACTTCTCCGGAGACTCGAGCTGGACACTGGGAGCTGAGTCCGACAGTGTCTACTTCTTCGGCAGTGATAGGGAGAGCAGTATTCTGAGCGAGTTTGGGTGGAATCTGCAGCCGGAGGAGGCTCACCACCGGAGTCTCAAGCCGGAGAGGTTCGGCGACGTGGAGCGGATCGAGAGTTCAGATTTGGCGGGAAGGTTGCCGTTGGCAGAGAGCAGCGGTTTGGAGTGTTCAGCCGCGGCAGCGCAAATCGGATCGGCGGAGAAAGCTGGTGACGCGTCGACGTCGAATCCGTCTGTGTCTTCGAGCTCCAGCGAGGATCCGCCGGAGAAGTCGACGGGGTCCGGCGGCGGGAAGCCTCCTGAAATACC GAGTAAGGGGCGGAAGAAGGGGCAAAAGCGAATTAGGCAGCCGCGCTTTGCGTTTATGACCAAGAGTGAAGTTGATCATCTTGAAGACGGTTATCGCTGGCGGAAGTATGGACAAAAGGCTGTTAAAAATAGTCCTTTTCCTAG GAGCTATTACCGGTGCACAAACAGCAAATGCACGGTGAAGAAAAGAGTTGAACGCTCCTCGGAGGATCCCAGCATCGTAATCACTACATATGAAGGCCAACACTGTCATCATACAGTTGGATTCCCCCGCGGTGGAGTCATTAGTCAAGAGGTTACCTTTGATGGCCGTATGACCCCTCCATTAACATCACACTTTTATTATCCAGATATGTCGTTCCACCGTGAAGGTTCTCATAGTGGTAGCATGGCACAGTCACACCAAGTCCCAGCCCAAGCTAGAGAAGCACGCGCACTGGCTGAGCCAAGCCCACAGCTTCCCACTGATGAAGGACTGCTTGGGGACATGGTGCCTCCTGGAATGCGCAATGGATGA